A single Microbacterium protaetiae DNA region contains:
- a CDS encoding lysophospholipid acyltransferase family protein — protein sequence MFYWLMKYVVIGPIVKAIFRPWIVGRRNVPTTGAAILASNHLSFADSVFLPLMIDRPVAFLAKSDYFTGRGISGWATRMFMKATGQLPIDRSGGKASEASLNTGLQVLGGGELLGIYPEGTRSPDGRLYRGRTGIARMALEAKVPVIPVIMVDTDSMMPIGRRMPRIVRVGVVIGEPLDFSRYAGMENDRYILRSVVDEIMVALQRLGQQQYDDVYASTVKNRLPSSAKG from the coding sequence ATGTTCTACTGGCTGATGAAGTACGTGGTGATCGGTCCGATCGTCAAGGCGATCTTCCGCCCGTGGATCGTCGGTCGCCGCAACGTACCGACCACCGGCGCGGCGATCCTGGCCAGCAACCATCTCTCCTTCGCCGACTCGGTGTTCCTGCCGCTGATGATCGACCGGCCGGTCGCGTTCCTGGCAAAGAGCGACTATTTCACCGGCCGGGGCATCTCGGGCTGGGCCACCCGTATGTTCATGAAGGCGACCGGACAGCTGCCGATCGATCGCTCCGGGGGAAAGGCCTCTGAGGCATCGCTGAACACGGGTCTGCAGGTGCTGGGCGGCGGTGAGCTGCTGGGGATCTACCCAGAGGGCACCCGCAGTCCCGACGGCCGGCTGTATCGCGGTCGCACCGGCATCGCGCGCATGGCTCTGGAGGCGAAGGTCCCGGTGATCCCGGTGATCATGGTCGACACCGACTCGATGATGCCGATCGGCCGGCGGATGCCGCGGATCGTGCGCGTGGGCGTGGTCATCGGCGAGCCCCTCGACTTCTCGCGCTATGCGGGCATGGAGAACGACCGCTACATCCTGCGGTCGGTGGTCGATGAGATCATGGTGGCCCTGCAGCGACTGGGTCAGCAGCAGTACGACGATGTCTACGCCTCGACGGTCAAGAACCGTCTGCCGTCATCGGCGAAGGGGTGA